Proteins from a genomic interval of Micromonospora sp. NBC_00389:
- a CDS encoding RrF2 family transcriptional regulator has translation MQISARGDYAVRAALSLATAYPSLLSTQAIAAEQDLPRKFLEAVLADLRRAGVVRAQRGAEGGYTLARPPREVTVGAVLRAVEGPLAGVRGLRPEETRYEGSAENLPGLWVAVRAAVRRVVDEVSLAEIVSGRLPAHVRKLTALPDAWEPR, from the coding sequence GTGCAGATCTCCGCGCGCGGTGACTACGCGGTACGGGCGGCGCTCAGCCTCGCCACCGCGTACCCCTCGCTGCTGTCCACCCAGGCCATCGCCGCAGAGCAGGACCTGCCCCGCAAGTTCCTGGAGGCGGTGCTGGCCGATCTGCGCCGGGCCGGCGTCGTCCGCGCCCAGCGCGGCGCCGAGGGTGGCTACACGCTCGCCCGCCCGCCGCGGGAGGTGACCGTCGGCGCGGTGCTGCGCGCCGTGGAGGGCCCGCTGGCCGGGGTACGCGGCCTGCGCCCGGAGGAGACCCGGTACGAGGGCTCGGCGGAGAACCTGCCCGGCCTGTGGGTGGCGGTGCGCGCCGCCGTGCGGCGGGTGGTCGACGAGGTGAGCCTCGCCGAGATCGTCAGTGGCCGGCTGCCAGCCCACGTCCGCAAGCTCACCGCGCTGCCCGACGCCTGGGAGCCACGCTGA